One segment of Paenibacillus rhizovicinus DNA contains the following:
- the acsA gene encoding acetate--CoA ligase → MSNTHQERIPATASGSNMASYDETYAQFSFDQLDKQFSWHETGNVNMAYEAIDRHVAEGRGGKVALYYSDNARDESYTFEEMAKQSNRFANVLRGLGINKGERVFIFMPRTPELYFSLLGALKIGAVVGPLFEAFMETAVRDRLQDSSATAIVTTPALLSRIPREELPGLKHIIVMGDDVQAGGGIVDYKAEMSAASDSADIEWLDREDGLLIHYTSGSTGKPKGVFHVQNAMIQHYFTGRIVLDLQPDDIYWCTADPGWVTGTSYGIFAPWLNGATNVIRGGRFSPQDWYKTIERYGVTVWYSAPTAFRMLMGAGDDVVSQFNLSSLRHVLSVGEPLNPEVVRWGMKVYHQRIHDTWWMTETGGQLICNYPSMDIKPGSMGKPIPGVQAAIIDDSGNELPPYRMGNLAIRTPWPSMMRKVWNNPAKYEEYFRIPGWYISGDSAYRDEDGYFWFQGRIDDVINTAGERVGPFEVESKLVEHPAVAEAGVIGKPDPMRGEIIKAFVALREGFTASDELKADITKFVKEGLSAHAAPREIEFKDKLPKTRSGKIMRRVLKAWELNLPTGDLSTIED, encoded by the coding sequence CGGCATCCGGCTCCAACATGGCAAGCTATGATGAAACCTATGCGCAATTTAGTTTTGACCAGCTCGACAAGCAATTCTCTTGGCATGAAACGGGCAACGTAAACATGGCCTATGAAGCAATCGACCGTCATGTCGCTGAAGGACGCGGCGGCAAAGTTGCTCTCTACTATAGCGACAACGCGAGGGACGAGTCGTATACGTTCGAGGAAATGGCGAAACAGTCTAACCGGTTTGCTAACGTGCTTCGCGGTCTTGGCATTAACAAAGGTGAACGCGTTTTCATCTTCATGCCGCGTACGCCGGAATTGTATTTCAGCCTGCTCGGCGCGCTGAAGATCGGCGCCGTGGTTGGTCCGCTGTTCGAAGCGTTCATGGAAACGGCGGTCAGAGACCGGCTGCAGGACAGCAGCGCAACCGCGATCGTCACGACGCCAGCGCTATTGTCGCGTATTCCGCGCGAGGAATTGCCGGGCTTGAAGCATATCATCGTCATGGGCGATGACGTGCAGGCAGGGGGCGGCATCGTTGATTACAAAGCAGAAATGTCGGCAGCGTCCGATTCGGCCGATATTGAATGGCTGGACCGCGAAGACGGCCTGCTGATTCACTATACATCGGGCTCCACGGGCAAGCCGAAAGGCGTTTTCCACGTGCAGAATGCCATGATCCAGCATTATTTCACGGGCCGTATCGTGCTCGATTTGCAGCCTGACGATATTTATTGGTGTACGGCCGATCCGGGCTGGGTGACCGGAACCTCGTACGGCATTTTCGCCCCTTGGCTGAACGGCGCGACGAACGTTATTCGCGGAGGTCGTTTCAGCCCGCAGGATTGGTACAAAACGATCGAGCGCTACGGCGTTACGGTCTGGTATAGCGCACCTACGGCGTTCCGCATGCTGATGGGTGCCGGGGATGACGTAGTCAGCCAATTCAACCTGTCCAGCCTTCGTCACGTGCTTAGCGTCGGCGAGCCACTAAACCCGGAAGTCGTTCGTTGGGGGATGAAAGTCTACCATCAGCGCATTCACGATACCTGGTGGATGACGGAGACGGGCGGACAGTTGATTTGCAACTATCCGAGCATGGATATTAAACCGGGCTCCATGGGCAAGCCGATTCCAGGCGTTCAGGCTGCCATTATCGACGACAGCGGCAACGAGCTTCCTCCGTACCGCATGGGCAACCTGGCTATTCGCACGCCTTGGCCGTCCATGATGCGCAAGGTTTGGAACAATCCTGCCAAATACGAAGAATATTTCCGTATCCCGGGCTGGTACATTTCCGGAGATTCCGCTTATCGCGATGAAGATGGCTACTTCTGGTTCCAAGGCCGGATCGACGATGTCATCAATACGGCAGGGGAGCGCGTCGGACCGTTCGAAGTCGAAAGCAAGCTTGTCGAGCATCCCGCCGTTGCCGAAGCAGGTGTCATTGGGAAACCAGATCCGATGCGCGGCGAAATCATTAAAGCGTTTGTGGCGCTTCGAGAAGGTTTTACGGCTTCGGACGAATTGAAGGCCGACATTACGAAGTTTGTCAAAGAAGGTCTCTCTGCGCATGCTGCGCCGCGAGAGATCGAATTTAAGGATAAGCTGCCGAAGACGCGCAGCGGCAAGATCATGCGCCGCGTATTGAAGGCATGGGAACTGAATCTGCCGACGGGCGATCTGTCCACCATTGAAGACTAA
- a CDS encoding transglycosylase domain-containing protein — protein MDQDRQPHTKGYSKWRTFGIVTFVTFKWLFIFGILIGLFGAAAVAGYVASFVKDEPVRSREEIEAKIDENSITGFVYFNDGQTPVGQLRTEEDRRLIKREDIPPQVINAVLATEDNNFYKHIGVDFNGLGRAVKQKLLNEDTQTGGSTLTQQLVRQVFLTLDKTDSRKAKEIFLSLRIERFMTKDEILTAYLNKVQFGTGNSGYNLYGIKAAAKGIFNITDLNQLNIAQSAYLAGLPQRPSAYTAFTSKGKFNPSGFKLAMDRQHIVLKRMLETGRISQEQYDEALAFDVESSLAKPTEKAYSTFPFLMLESERQAAELLLLHENPNLTPEDVKKKENAPLLEEARQHLLRGGYHIFTTIDKKVYNSMHKVGSDPNNFGGDSKEKGLEQTGAIMLDHKTGAILGMLEGRDFYTEQLNHATQMTRQPGSTMKPIAAYLPAIDKGLIQPASVIDDSPIVMKDGQKGYHIPMNVTNKFYGLVTARDALNRSLNIPALKVFNNIVTIPEAWKFARKLGITTIQPEDDYAQTGVIGGLSIGVSVEELTNAYGAIADNGVFNDAYMISRITDADGKVVYQHEDKPLRVFSEQTAFLMTDMLRTVISEPNGSGHKITTYFKNYGKIPVVGKTGSTQSYGDVWFMGFSPDVTLGVWVGYEKQKYTLSKPERERARIIWSDIMNEVTTERPELFPTKTFTMPSGIVKSTVSSLSGKLPTDLTRSSGKLVTDWFNAKFLPKESDDALVKMSVISYNGVNYIPQPSTPSDMVKEMLVVKREQPLDQLMQEIEAAQAKLPASSRKPMSVYVPADAGKDAPSIVDPRVDDGRAPSPPSSTSLEKLSTTNAYRITFKPSPDKDVVGYRLYRAVNDGPFGNTGSPVLTGQDSKFVSYIGNAATYSYYVTAVDVAGHESAPSAIVSSGVFPSTPTGPEMNSDGGASGITGLPLDNDAQTGSGTAANNGTAAQSGLSAPAAPMSVSVASTDIGIKLTWADNASAEQVTSYNVYYSTTSNGRFDKIGSTNEARFEYVSPLTSGYFQVTAVNETGESPTSSTVGLK, from the coding sequence ATGGATCAAGACCGTCAACCGCACACAAAAGGATACAGCAAATGGCGGACTTTTGGAATCGTGACGTTCGTAACATTTAAATGGCTCTTTATCTTCGGTATTTTAATCGGATTGTTCGGTGCAGCCGCAGTAGCCGGCTATGTGGCCTCATTCGTAAAAGACGAACCCGTTCGCTCTAGAGAGGAAATCGAAGCGAAGATCGATGAGAACTCCATTACGGGCTTCGTGTATTTCAATGATGGACAAACTCCCGTGGGTCAATTGCGCACAGAAGAGGATCGGCGCCTGATCAAGCGGGAAGACATTCCCCCACAGGTCATCAACGCTGTTCTGGCGACGGAAGATAATAACTTCTACAAGCACATCGGCGTCGACTTCAACGGACTTGGCCGGGCGGTCAAGCAGAAGCTGCTGAACGAGGATACGCAAACCGGCGGCAGCACGCTGACCCAGCAGCTGGTACGTCAGGTTTTCCTGACGCTCGATAAAACAGACAGCCGTAAAGCGAAAGAAATCTTCCTCTCGCTGCGGATTGAACGTTTCATGACCAAGGACGAAATTCTGACCGCTTATTTGAATAAGGTCCAATTCGGCACGGGTAACAGCGGCTACAATCTGTATGGCATTAAGGCGGCTGCCAAAGGCATATTCAACATTACCGACCTGAACCAGCTCAATATCGCGCAATCCGCGTACTTGGCCGGTTTGCCGCAGCGTCCGTCCGCTTATACGGCTTTCACGAGCAAGGGCAAGTTTAATCCATCCGGATTCAAACTCGCCATGGACAGACAGCATATCGTATTGAAACGAATGCTGGAAACAGGCCGGATCAGTCAAGAGCAATACGACGAGGCGTTGGCCTTCGACGTCGAGAGTTCGCTGGCCAAGCCGACGGAGAAAGCATACTCGACATTCCCGTTCCTGATGCTGGAATCCGAACGCCAAGCGGCGGAGCTGCTGCTCTTGCACGAGAATCCGAACTTGACACCGGAAGACGTCAAGAAGAAGGAAAATGCACCGCTGCTTGAAGAAGCCCGGCAGCATCTGCTCCGCGGCGGTTATCACATCTTCACCACGATCGATAAGAAAGTGTACAACTCCATGCATAAAGTCGGGTCGGATCCGAACAATTTCGGAGGCGACAGCAAGGAGAAAGGCTTGGAGCAGACAGGCGCGATCATGCTGGATCACAAAACCGGCGCCATTCTCGGCATGCTGGAAGGCCGCGACTTCTATACGGAGCAGTTAAACCACGCGACGCAGATGACGCGTCAGCCGGGCTCCACAATGAAACCCATTGCGGCTTATTTACCTGCCATCGACAAAGGACTTATTCAGCCGGCAAGCGTCATCGACGATTCGCCGATCGTCATGAAGGACGGTCAGAAGGGCTATCACATTCCGATGAACGTCACGAACAAATTTTACGGCCTCGTGACGGCTAGGGATGCGCTGAACCGCTCGCTGAATATTCCGGCACTTAAAGTGTTCAACAATATCGTAACGATTCCGGAAGCCTGGAAATTCGCGAGAAAACTCGGCATCACGACGATTCAGCCGGAAGACGATTATGCGCAAACGGGCGTTATCGGCGGTCTGAGCATCGGGGTATCCGTCGAAGAGCTGACGAACGCATACGGCGCGATTGCCGATAACGGCGTCTTCAACGACGCTTACATGATCAGTCGCATTACCGATGCGGACGGCAAGGTCGTCTATCAGCACGAAGACAAGCCGCTTCGCGTCTTCTCGGAGCAGACGGCTTTCCTGATGACGGACATGCTCCGGACGGTCATTTCGGAACCGAACGGTTCCGGCCATAAGATTACGACGTATTTCAAAAATTACGGCAAAATCCCGGTTGTCGGTAAAACCGGCTCTACCCAAAGCTACGGAGACGTTTGGTTCATGGGCTTCTCGCCGGACGTTACGCTCGGCGTATGGGTCGGCTACGAGAAGCAGAAATACACGCTGTCGAAGCCGGAGCGCGAGCGGGCGAGAATCATCTGGTCGGATATTATGAACGAAGTGACGACGGAACGTCCGGAGCTCTTCCCGACCAAGACTTTCACGATGCCGTCGGGAATCGTCAAATCTACGGTTTCCAGCCTAAGCGGCAAGCTGCCGACGGATTTAACGCGCAGCTCGGGCAAATTGGTAACGGATTGGTTCAACGCGAAGTTTCTGCCGAAGGAATCGGACGACGCGCTTGTCAAAATGTCGGTCATTTCTTATAACGGCGTCAACTACATTCCGCAGCCGTCCACGCCGTCCGATATGGTCAAGGAGATGCTGGTCGTCAAACGCGAGCAACCGCTTGACCAGCTGATGCAAGAAATCGAAGCGGCGCAAGCGAAGCTGCCGGCCTCCAGCCGCAAACCGATGAGCGTCTACGTACCGGCCGACGCTGGCAAGGATGCGCCGTCCATCGTCGATCCGCGCGTCGACGACGGCAGAGCGCCTAGCCCGCCGTCGAGCACGTCGCTCGAGAAGTTGTCTACGACAAATGCTTACCGGATTACATTCAAACCGTCTCCGGATAAGGATGTCGTCGGTTATCGACTCTATCGCGCCGTCAATGACGGCCCGTTCGGCAATACAGGCAGCCCTGTTCTTACCGGTCAAGATTCCAAATTCGTCAGCTACATCGGCAATGCTGCCACTTATTCTTATTACGTGACCGCTGTCGACGTGGCGGGCCATGAATCTGCCCCGAGCGCAATCGTCTCATCCGGCGTCTTCCCTTCTACGCCGACAGGGCCAGAAATGAACTCGGACGGGGGCGCCTCAGGCATCACGGGGCTCCCGCTCGATAACGATGCGCAGACCGGTAGCGGTACAGCAGCCAATAACGGTACAGCGGCTCAATCCGGACTCTCCGCGCCAGCGGCTCCGATGAGCGTATCCGTTGCAAGCACGGATATCGGCATTAAGCTGACTTGGGCCGATAACGCCTCAGCTGAACAGGTAACCAGCTACAATGTGTACTACAGCACAACCAGCAACGGTAGATTCGATAAGATCGGCTCTACCAACGAAGCGAGATTCGAATATGTATCCCCGCTGACGAGCGGCTACTTCCAAGTAACGGCCGTGAATGAAACGGGCGAATCCCCGACTTCCAGCACCGTAGGCTTGAAATAA
- the tyrS gene encoding tyrosine--tRNA ligase gives MKWEQLTAAQQQEVERQMAVIRRGVVEIVPEDDMKAKVIHAVATGKPLKVKLGLDPSAPDIHIGHTVVLHKLRQFQQLGHEVQLIIGDFTGRIGDPTGKSETRKQLSEEDVKRNAETYQKQIYKLLDPAKTTVYYNSEWLGPMNFAEVVALSAKLTVARMLERDDFTKRYQSGQPISIHEFFYPLMQGYDSVTLESDVELGGTDQKFNVLMGRTLQKEYGKAAQAVIMTPLIEGLDGVNKMSKSLGNYIGIDEEPNQIYGKSMSIPDALMLKYYELATDIGSEELDRLRDGIADGSKHPRDVKMALARNFVHMYHGEEAAAAAERHFITVFQKRALPDDIQSATLSVSELQDGRIGILKLLTKLELQVSSSEAKRSVQQGAVRINEHKVEDWSAEITLADGDIVQVGKRKFVKVVLQ, from the coding sequence GTGAAATGGGAACAATTGACGGCTGCGCAGCAGCAGGAAGTCGAGCGTCAAATGGCGGTTATTCGACGAGGCGTTGTCGAGATCGTGCCGGAAGACGACATGAAAGCAAAGGTCATACATGCAGTTGCGACAGGCAAGCCGCTTAAAGTGAAGTTGGGTCTTGATCCTTCCGCGCCGGATATTCATATCGGGCATACGGTCGTACTGCATAAGCTCAGACAATTTCAGCAGCTCGGCCACGAAGTCCAGCTTATTATTGGCGATTTCACGGGACGCATCGGGGATCCGACGGGGAAATCCGAGACGCGCAAGCAGCTCAGCGAAGAAGACGTGAAGCGTAACGCCGAAACGTACCAGAAGCAAATCTACAAGCTGCTCGATCCGGCCAAGACAACGGTGTACTACAACTCCGAATGGCTCGGTCCGATGAACTTCGCGGAAGTCGTGGCACTGTCGGCGAAATTGACGGTCGCTCGCATGCTGGAAAGGGACGATTTTACGAAGCGGTACCAATCCGGCCAGCCGATCAGCATACATGAATTTTTCTATCCGCTTATGCAGGGCTACGATTCCGTGACGCTTGAAAGCGACGTCGAGCTCGGCGGCACGGACCAGAAGTTCAACGTGCTGATGGGCCGCACCTTGCAGAAGGAATACGGCAAAGCGGCGCAGGCCGTCATTATGACCCCGCTCATCGAAGGCCTTGACGGCGTGAACAAGATGAGCAAGAGCTTGGGCAATTACATCGGCATCGATGAAGAGCCGAACCAAATTTACGGCAAGTCGATGTCGATTCCGGACGCGCTCATGCTGAAATACTACGAATTGGCAACGGATATCGGCAGCGAAGAGCTGGATCGGCTGCGAGACGGCATTGCAGATGGCAGCAAGCACCCGCGTGACGTCAAAATGGCGCTTGCCCGCAATTTCGTGCACATGTACCACGGCGAAGAAGCGGCGGCGGCGGCCGAGCGGCATTTCATTACCGTATTTCAGAAGCGGGCGCTGCCGGACGATATTCAATCCGCTACGCTGTCCGTCTCCGAATTGCAGGATGGCCGCATCGGTATTCTGAAGCTGCTGACGAAGCTCGAACTCCAGGTTTCTTCCAGCGAGGCGAAACGAAGCGTTCAACAAGGCGCCGTACGCATCAACGAGCACAAAGTCGAGGACTGGTCGGCAGAGATTACGCTGGCTGATGGAGACATTGTACAGGTTGGCAAACGGAAATTCGTGAAAGTGGTTCTTCAATAA
- a CDS encoding NfeD family protein, with amino-acid sequence MEGLFLGCLFGGILFAIVSVVLGDWLSLALDGMLDFLSLDGVPVLQPTAIVGGITVFGGAGLLLLHHSALGTAAIVVIAALGAIAAAIGLYYLYIRPMERSEHSTGYSMKELTGMRGEVTVPIPSSGFGEVTVKTGMGLTNHIAASFDGAELAVGSRIVVIGVEDHTLLVSKLEL; translated from the coding sequence ATGGAAGGCTTATTTCTCGGCTGTTTATTCGGCGGCATATTGTTCGCGATCGTCAGCGTGGTCTTGGGCGACTGGCTCAGTCTCGCGCTGGACGGCATGCTCGATTTCTTGTCGCTGGACGGCGTACCCGTACTCCAGCCGACTGCGATCGTCGGCGGAATTACCGTTTTCGGCGGAGCGGGATTGCTGCTCCTGCATCACAGTGCACTCGGCACTGCCGCGATTGTAGTCATTGCTGCCCTGGGCGCCATAGCGGCTGCAATCGGCCTTTATTATCTGTACATTCGTCCCATGGAACGGAGCGAACATTCGACCGGTTATTCCATGAAAGAACTGACCGGCATGCGAGGCGAAGTGACGGTGCCGATACCGTCCAGCGGGTTCGGGGAAGTAACGGTGAAGACCGGGATGGGTTTGACGAACCATATCGCCGCGAGTTTTGACGGGGCTGAGCTCGCAGTAGGCTCCCGGATTGTCGTCATCGGCGTAGAAGACCATACGCTCCTCGTTTCGAAATTGGAGCTCTAA
- a CDS encoding flotillin family protein: MPDYLIIPAAVVGVLILLGLAFWARYRTVGPDKAMIVTGSFLGNRNVAADESGRKNKIVRGGGAFILPIFQESDFLSLLSHKLDVSTPEVFTEQGVPVFCDGVAIIKIGGSVEDIATAAEQFLGKPTEALKSEAQEVLEGHLRSILGGMTVEEVYRNRDKFAQEVQGVAARDLKKMGLQIVSFTIKDVRDKHGYLEALGKPRIAAVKRDADIAEAEAVRDSRIQKARAEEEGLKAELLRDTNIAEAAKTKELKVASFKKEQDSAKAEADQAYAIQEAKAKQLVVEEQMQVEIVRKEREIDLEGKEILRREKQYDAEVKKKADADRYAVEQAAEADKAKRMREADAAQYLIEAEAKANAEQKRLDGLAIADAERAKGTAEADVIRLRGLAEAEAKEKLARAFELFGEAAVLDIIVKMLPELAGKIASPIGAIDKLTVVDTGHGEGAARVSNYVTSLMATAPEMLKSVSGIDLNALVRGLTTRNAPSLANAGASLQTEAAAKGDIA; this comes from the coding sequence ATGCCTGATTACTTAATCATCCCAGCCGCCGTCGTAGGCGTTCTGATCCTGCTAGGTCTTGCCTTCTGGGCAAGGTACCGAACCGTAGGACCGGATAAAGCGATGATCGTGACGGGATCTTTTCTTGGAAACCGCAACGTGGCCGCCGATGAGTCGGGACGCAAGAACAAAATCGTCCGTGGCGGCGGCGCATTCATTCTGCCGATCTTTCAGGAATCGGACTTCCTGTCGCTGCTGTCTCATAAGCTCGATGTTTCAACGCCCGAAGTCTTCACGGAGCAAGGCGTTCCTGTATTCTGCGACGGCGTGGCGATTATCAAAATCGGCGGCTCCGTCGAAGATATCGCAACGGCTGCCGAGCAATTCCTTGGCAAACCGACGGAGGCGCTGAAGAGCGAGGCCCAAGAAGTGCTGGAAGGCCACTTGCGTTCCATTCTCGGCGGGATGACCGTCGAAGAAGTATACCGGAACCGCGATAAGTTCGCGCAGGAAGTACAAGGCGTCGCGGCGCGGGATCTGAAGAAGATGGGACTGCAGATCGTCTCGTTCACGATCAAGGACGTTCGCGATAAGCACGGGTACTTGGAGGCGCTCGGCAAGCCGCGGATCGCCGCCGTGAAGCGCGATGCCGACATCGCAGAAGCCGAAGCGGTCAGAGATTCCCGAATTCAGAAGGCCCGCGCGGAAGAAGAAGGCTTGAAGGCCGAGCTGCTGCGCGATACGAATATCGCGGAAGCGGCCAAGACCAAGGAATTGAAGGTGGCTTCCTTCAAGAAGGAACAGGACTCCGCCAAGGCCGAAGCCGACCAGGCATACGCGATCCAGGAAGCGAAAGCGAAACAGCTCGTCGTCGAAGAACAGATGCAGGTCGAGATCGTGCGGAAAGAACGCGAAATCGATCTGGAAGGCAAGGAAATTCTCCGCCGCGAGAAGCAGTACGACGCGGAAGTGAAGAAGAAGGCCGACGCCGACCGGTATGCGGTGGAGCAGGCGGCCGAAGCCGATAAGGCGAAGCGGATGCGCGAAGCGGACGCCGCGCAGTATTTAATCGAAGCGGAGGCGAAAGCAAATGCGGAGCAGAAGCGTCTGGACGGACTTGCGATAGCGGATGCCGAGCGGGCGAAAGGTACGGCGGAAGCCGACGTTATCCGTCTGCGAGGTCTGGCGGAAGCGGAAGCCAAGGAGAAGCTGGCCCGGGCGTTCGAATTGTTCGGCGAAGCAGCCGTGCTCGATATTATTGTGAAGATGCTGCCTGAATTGGCCGGCAAGATCGCGTCTCCGATCGGCGCGATCGACAAGCTGACCGTCGTTGACACCGGTCACGGCGAAGGCGCTGCCCGCGTCAGCAACTACGTGACATCGCTTATGGCGACGGCGCCGGAAATGCTGAAGAGCGTTTCGGGCATCGACCTGAATGCGCTGGTTAGAGGTTTGACGACGCGAAATGCGCCTTCGTTGGCTAACGCCGGCGCGTCGCTTCAGACAGAGGCTGCGGCTAAAGGCGACATCGCTTAA
- a CDS encoding helix-turn-helix domain-containing protein, whose amino-acid sequence MIKLHSCYVKDFHGKWEMGRSVTQYNLLLVVTKGKIVYWVNDDTVYLQKGDVLFIPAGSVRGGTSQEEHQRYATHFALEDHDRELLPILGEERYCKTTIGAFEYFKQRFLLLKHHRLMSGPYSETTCYAIILELLGIINYERDKWKLPAKKIDMAEDIKQYMLEHYREPVTLSDLAAFTGRTPNHITHSFKSVTGLTPIEYLHHVRIAKAKELMCDKVMPISEIADETGFCDQAYFNRVFKKLTGCSPTAFLKGRTD is encoded by the coding sequence TTGATCAAACTGCATAGCTGTTACGTGAAAGATTTTCATGGCAAATGGGAAATGGGACGAAGCGTGACGCAGTACAATCTGCTTCTCGTCGTGACGAAAGGCAAGATCGTCTACTGGGTGAACGACGATACGGTCTATTTGCAGAAAGGCGACGTGCTCTTCATCCCGGCCGGATCGGTGCGAGGCGGTACTTCCCAGGAAGAACATCAGCGCTACGCGACGCATTTTGCGCTCGAAGATCATGACCGTGAATTGCTTCCGATCTTGGGGGAAGAGCGTTACTGCAAAACGACGATCGGCGCATTCGAATATTTCAAGCAGCGCTTCCTCCTGTTGAAGCACCATCGGCTGATGAGCGGGCCTTATTCGGAAACGACCTGCTATGCCATCATTCTGGAGCTTCTCGGCATCATCAATTACGAACGGGACAAGTGGAAACTTCCGGCGAAGAAGATCGACATGGCGGAAGATATCAAACAATACATGCTGGAACATTACAGGGAACCGGTAACGCTGAGCGATCTGGCCGCGTTCACGGGGCGGACGCCGAATCATATCACGCATTCATTCAAGTCGGTGACGGGATTGACGCCGATCGAATATTTGCATCATGTTCGTATTGCCAAGGCGAAGGAGCTGATGTGCGATAAAGTCATGCCCATCAGCGAAATTGCGGACGAAACGGGGTTTTGCGATCAGGCATACTTCAATCGGGTGTTCAAGAAACTCACGGGCTGCTCGCCAACGGCATTCTTGAAGGGCAGGACAGATTGA
- a CDS encoding phytanoyl-CoA dioxygenase family protein yields the protein MNPSCLKYALTEEERKTFNETGYLIVENALSEDQVASITAEFDRIYEDKLSAGHDPKTALFYPNFIPDHDVFLDLVDYEKVLPKVWGLLGWNIYLYHAHMISTPPSGQQKNDATFGWHQDSGRVNMEMESHPRPRLSLKVAYFLSDVSEPDRGNFWVVPGSHLNDNLAIPADRQGQPEGAIPVRVKPGTAVFFDRRLWHAGTPNWSEMTRKVLFYGYGYRWIRTKDDMTVQHLWERSEPIRRQLLGYGVNCNGHYTPTDADVPLRTWLKEHQPEMVSR from the coding sequence ATGAATCCATCGTGTCTGAAGTATGCACTAACGGAAGAAGAGCGCAAAACGTTTAACGAAACCGGCTATCTAATCGTGGAGAATGCACTGTCCGAAGATCAGGTTGCAAGCATTACTGCGGAGTTCGACCGGATTTACGAAGACAAGCTCAGCGCAGGGCATGATCCGAAGACGGCGCTGTTTTATCCAAATTTCATTCCTGATCACGATGTTTTCCTGGATCTGGTCGACTATGAGAAAGTACTGCCGAAGGTTTGGGGTCTGCTTGGATGGAACATCTACTTGTATCACGCGCATATGATCTCGACACCGCCGTCCGGACAGCAGAAGAACGATGCGACATTCGGCTGGCACCAAGACAGCGGGCGCGTCAACATGGAGATGGAATCCCACCCGCGTCCTCGGCTATCGCTGAAAGTAGCCTACTTCTTATCCGACGTCTCCGAACCGGACCGCGGCAATTTCTGGGTCGTCCCAGGCAGTCATTTGAATGATAACTTGGCGATCCCGGCAGATCGCCAGGGCCAGCCGGAAGGCGCCATCCCCGTGCGCGTCAAGCCGGGAACAGCGGTTTTCTTCGACCGTCGCCTCTGGCATGCGGGAACGCCAAACTGGTCGGAGATGACGCGCAAGGTGCTGTTTTACGGCTATGGCTACCGTTGGATTCGCACGAAGGACGATATGACCGTTCAGCATCTGTGGGAGCGCAGCGAGCCGATACGCCGCCAGCTGTTGGGCTATGGCGTGAATTGCAACGGCCATTACACCCCGACCGATGCCGACGTGCCGCTTCGGACCTGGTTGAAGGAGCATCAGCCCGAGATGGTTTCGCGGTAG
- a CDS encoding AraC family transcriptional regulator produces MQIEQLCPYIRVAIDSVLDASWKIDERVIWDYELLYLMEGQLLVTVEGETYKGRAGDYFFFKPGQTHAIQVIGGMPIRQPHVHFDLFAQPDSREVGVSFKPLKQMNAKERGWLRPNELDTRPYFIPSHFRPGDPLPLEQALFELIREFETKPPFHELRMKSRLLDILSLIMREQYWGSKALGGGQLELLSEIRSYIDHNAHRNVNLDELEDRFHISKFYLIHLFKNVFQRTPIQYHQQIRMEKAKTMIQYTYLSFQEISDQLGYSSIHAFSRAFKSYEGCSPSRYRETISG; encoded by the coding sequence TTGCAGATCGAACAGCTTTGCCCCTATATTAGGGTCGCAATCGACAGCGTGCTGGATGCTTCGTGGAAAATCGACGAACGCGTCATCTGGGACTACGAACTGCTTTATCTGATGGAAGGCCAGCTGCTTGTAACGGTGGAGGGCGAGACGTACAAGGGGCGTGCAGGGGATTACTTCTTCTTCAAGCCGGGGCAAACGCATGCGATCCAGGTCATCGGCGGCATGCCGATTCGCCAGCCGCATGTTCATTTCGATTTGTTCGCCCAGCCTGACAGCCGGGAGGTCGGCGTTTCCTTCAAGCCGTTGAAGCAAATGAATGCCAAGGAACGGGGATGGCTGCGCCCGAACGAGCTGGATACCCGGCCGTATTTCATTCCATCGCATTTTCGGCCGGGTGATCCGCTTCCATTGGAACAGGCATTGTTTGAATTGATACGGGAATTCGAAACGAAGCCGCCTTTCCATGAGCTCCGCATGAAGAGCCGCTTGCTCGACATCCTCTCTCTCATCATGAGAGAGCAATATTGGGGCAGCAAAGCTCTGGGCGGCGGCCAGCTTGAACTGCTTTCGGAAATTCGATCCTATATCGATCATAACGCGCATCGCAACGTGAATCTCGATGAGCTCGAGGATCGGTTCCATATCAGCAAGTTCTATTTAATTCATCTGTTCAAAAACGTATTTCAGCGGACGCCGATCCAATATCATCAGCAAATCCGGATGGAAAAAGCGAAAACCATGATTCAGTACACGTACTTATCTTTTCAGGAGATCTCCGATCAGCTTGGGTATTCGTCGATCCATGCATTCAGCCGTGCATTCAAGTCCTATGAAGGCTGCAGTCCTTCCCGCTACCGCGAAACCATCTCGGGCTGA